Proteins from a single region of Primulina tabacum isolate GXHZ01 chromosome 5, ASM2559414v2, whole genome shotgun sequence:
- the LOC142544568 gene encoding putative F-box protein At5g04010, translated as MSTRSLEMKSSPPWQILDLVAHFLDPKSLATSVCVCKSWAIFMSSDHLWQPFFSEHYPSLSNLPAAAAESTSYHKLYSLGHAAEKRRLQPPPKPDLSLQHLIFSIDIRNHKESILTLVKPGGEVNLDNNGNIFRFDIDVESKKSMGFEALNGLKITWNVVLKGFRSVFTMMDCEGKGSFIMGLEGWFSKELPSAGCCSGGASGLVVELRLGLRESRGKVVMEKMSVGVLSIVSWRYVGVNEVLRYLQHFLLPSNL; from the coding sequence ATGTCGACTAGATCTTTGGAAATGAAATCTTCACCTCCATGGCAAATTCTTGATTTGGTAGCTCATTTTCTCGACCCCAAAAGCCTAGCAACTTCCGTCTGTGTTTGCAAATCATGGGCCATTTTCATGTCCTCAGACCATCTATGGCAACCTTTTTTCTCCGAGCACTACCCCTCGCTCTCCAACCTCCCCGCCGCCGCTGCAGAGTCCACATCATACCACAAACTATACTCCCTAGGCCACGCCGCTGAGAAACGCCGCCTCCAACCACCCCCCAAACCCGACCTCTCTCTCCAGCATCTCATATTCTCTATCGACATCCGAAACCACAAAGAATCCATTCTCACCTTGGTAAAGCCCGGCGGAGAGGTCAATCTGGACAACAACGGAAACATTTTCCGGTTTGACATCGACGTGGAATCGAAGAAATCAATGGGATTCGAAGCGTTGAATGGTCTGAAAATTACGTGGAATGTGGTGTTGAAGGGGTTTAGAAGCGTGTTTACGATGATGGATTGTGAGGGAAAGGGTAGCTTTATAATGGGACTGGAAGGGTGGTTTTCCAAGGAGCTTCCGTCAGCAGGGTGCTGCTCAGGCGGCGCCAGTGGGTTGGTGGTGGAGTTGAGGTTGGGGCTCCGGGAGAGCCGCGGGAAGGTGGTGATGGAGAAGATGAGTGTGGGGGTTCTGAGTATAGTGAGTTGGAGATATGTGGGCGTTAATGAGGTTCTTAGGTACTTGCAACATTTTCTTTTGCCATCTAATTTGTAA
- the LOC142545499 gene encoding uncharacterized protein LOC142545499, which translates to MENRRRQKWDNRRQEVPRRKSQGKRPPRGSWQPTVPSWEKEFCKVVGSLDWETVLQMKKFMHLYDNVVKWNDSAGEEAFCNAKKRFWAQINGFPCDVEIPDPDLYIDDIKWDSETDPELPLDLDTKPAIPYTEENIDTVVFFGDSLVSNQEFSPSGWGDEEEDVKVPANLYSASNGHYWQHNWDNSFNNEAAVSWSGLCDNTWHFSNGIGQTGYMPWASGWSNSWGWNYDNNLVNYEVGHEVLQDSLAYEEQNDYNFPNVNSGRNATCHKMSTAAKKELCVNGFPKNGKGWHETAHWGEQSAMERRSNSRKLNSYNSCVPVTHHTGITLERSWNKGKHVS; encoded by the exons ATGGAGAATCGGAGGAGGCAGAAGTGGGATAACCGTAGACAGGAGGTGCCGAGGAGAAAATCGCAGGGTAAAAGGCCACCTCGTG GCAGTTGGCAACCGACTGTGCCTTCATGGGAGAAAGAATTTTGCAAAGTCGTCGGTTCCCTGGATTGGGAAACTGTGCTGCAAATGAAGAAATTTATGCACCTCTATGATAATGTGGTCAAATGGAACGACTCCGCAGGGGAAGAGGCGTTTTGTAATGCTAAAAAACGATTCTGGGCTCAAATAAACGGCTTTCCTTGCGATGTTGAAATACCCGATCCTGACCTTTATATTGACGACATAAAATGGGATTCGGAAACTGATCCCGAGCTGCCATTAGACCTTGATACCAAACCTGCAATTCCTTATACCGAAGAAAACATTGATACTGTCGTATTTTTTGGTGATTCTCTTGTTTCAAACCAAGAATTCTCGCCCTCTGGCTGGGGAGACGAGGAAGAGGATGTTAAAGTACCGGCTAACTTATATTCCGCTAGTAATGGTCATTATTGGCAGCATAACTGGGACAATTCATTCAACAACGAAGCTGCAGTTTCATGGTCGGGTTTATGTGATAACACGTGGCATTTCAGCAATGGAATTGGACAGACAGGATACATGCCGTGGGCAAGTGGTTGGAGTAACTCGTGGGGATGGAATTATGATAATAATCTTGTCAATTATGAAGTCGGGCATGAAGTCTTACAAGACAGTCTTGCTTATGAAGAACAAAACGACTACAATTTTCCCAATGTAAATTCTGGTAGAAACGCAACGTGTCACAAGATGTCTACGGCCGCAAAGAAAGAACTATGTGTGAACGGTTTCCCTAAAAATGGCAAGGGTTGGCATGAAACTGCCCACTGGGGAGAGCAATCTGCAATGGAGAGAAGATCCAATTCAAGAAAGTTGAATTCGTATAATTCATGTGTGCCGGTTACCCATCATACTGGAATCACTTTGGAGCGAAGTTGGAACAAGGGAAAACATGTCTCCTGA
- the LOC142545496 gene encoding LOW QUALITY PROTEIN: chromatin-remodeling ATPase INO80 (The sequence of the model RefSeq protein was modified relative to this genomic sequence to represent the inferred CDS: deleted 1 base in 1 codon), translated as MDSKTKYTYANLFNLEPLMNFQLPKQDEDSDCFESSSQDESKGNQGEAIGGHTNGIMSDRRSRKKKRRSAYGSEEEEAGNYNPYISEERYRTMLGDHIQKYRRRVNNSSQSPAPAKTGTQVMKSGLGLKDQKITGDNREGSHKVEPASDFLSIGSEKFGNYLESDNGLQYGAGRTNLEPSFLDIGDGITYRIPLPYEKLSPSLNLPSMSDIRVEEFYLKGTLDLGSLAAMMASDNRFRQRSRAGMGDSKPQYESLQEKLKAQSGHNSAENFCLKITAASLQSHGIPEGAAGGIRRSILSEGGVLQVYYVKVLERGDTYEIIERSYPSKPKVKKDPSVIEREEIEKTLKYWVSMVRKDIPKHHRNFSSFHRKQLTDAKRFSESCQREVKMKVSRSLKLMRGAALRTRKLARDMLLFWKRVDKEMVEVRKREEREAAEALKREQELREAKRQQQRLNFLLSQTELYSHFMQNKTSQTSEAYTAGDENSNDQEMLLGPAGALPGDEDDLEDAQLRNEALKAAHDAVSKQKQMTSAFDTECLKLRQTSEIEASLQDASVSESSNIDLLNPSTMPVASTVRTPELFNGSLKEYQLKGLQWLVNCYEQGLNGILADEMGLGKTIQAMAFLAHLAEEKNIWGPFLVVAPASVLNNWADEISRFCPDLKTLPYWGGLQDRTVLRKNINPKRLYRRNAGFHILITSYQLLVSDEKYFRRVKWQYMVLDEAQAIKSSNSIRWKTLLSFNCRNRLLLTGTPVQNNMAELWALLHFIMPTLFDSHEQFNEWFSKGIESHAEHGGTLNEHQLNRLHAILKPFMLRRVKKDVISELSGKTEITVHCKLSSRQQAFYQAIKNKISLAELFDGNRGHLNEKKLMNLMNIVIQLRKVCNHPELFERNEGSTYFHFGEIPNFLLPPPFGELEDICYSGGRNPIVYEMPKLVYQEVVRDSKLSYSRLGRGLSRVLVEKLFNIFSPENICRSALQLDYSSDGTSLQNGTFGFSRLIDLSPAEVSFLAVGSFMERLLLFVTRSNRERLNGLSDMLLEDEDYGDYTHISKEKVRAVTRMLLIPSKSETNSLRRKFSTGAGDVPFEALITSDEDRLLHDIKLLHSVYSFIPRTRAPPINAHCSDRNFAYMMTEEWHHPWLKRLLTGFARTSDFNGPRRPGISHQLIQEIDADIPVSQPALQLTYKIFGSCPPMQPFDPAKMLTDSGKLQTLDILLKRLRAKNHRVLLFAQMTKMLNILEDYMNYRKYRYLRLDGSSTIMDRRDMVNDFQHRNDIFVFLLSTRAGGLGINLTAADTVIFYESDWNPTLDLQAMDRAHRLGQTKDVTVYRLICKETVEEKILQRASQKSTVQQLVMTGGHVQGDLLAPEDVVSLLIDDTQLEQKLKEVSQQAKDRQKKKGGTKGIRIDAEGGGASIEDFTNLGYGSESELPEPDKPKPTNKKRKAATDKKGQQNNSKLVGSSSPNSMIVDYEPEVPTQNSETLQQQRPKRLKRPTKSLNETIEPAFTAIPPVFQDQNQIAPVP; from the exons ATGGACTCCAAGACCAAGTATACATATGCGAATCTCTTTAATCTTGAG CCTTTGATGAACTTTCAACTGCCAAAACAAGATGAGGATTCTGATTGTTTTGAAAGCAGTAGTCAGGATGAAAGCAAAGGTAACCAAG GCGAAGCAATAGGGGGCCATACTAACGGTATAATGTCAGATAGAAGATCGAGGAAGAAGAAGAGGCGGAGTGCGTATGGTAGTGAAGAGGAAGAAGCTGGTAATTATAATCCCTATATCTCAGAAGAACGGTATCGAACAATGCTAGGAGATCATATTCAAAAGTACAGGAGGAGAGTGAATAACTCTTCTCAAAGTCCAGCGCCTGCTAAAACTGGGACACAAGTAATGAAAAGTGGTCTTGGACTAAAAGATCAGAAAATAACTGGTGATAACAGAGAAGGGTCACACAAGGTCGAACCGGCTTCAGATTTTCTCAGTATTGGTTCCGAAAAGTTTGGAAATTATTTAGAATCTGATAATGGACTGCAATATGGTGCTGGCAG AACAAACCTTGAACCTTCTTTCTTGGATATCGGGGATGGAATCACTTACAGGATCCCTCTACCGTATGAAAAGCTGTCGCCATCATTGAACTTGCCGAGCATGTCAGACATTCGTGTTGAGGAGTTTTACCTGAAGGGGACTCTTGACCTGGGATCATTGGCTGCAATGATGGCTTCGGATAACAGGTTTCGGCAGAGAAGCAGGGCAGGGATGGGTGATTCCAAGCCCCAGTATGAATCTCTTCAGGAAAAATTAAAAGCCCAGTCAGGTCATAACTCAGCTGAAAATTTTTGTCTAAAAATAACTGCAGCCTCATTGCAGTCACATGGTATCCCAGAGGGGGCTGCTGGAGGAATCCGAAGGTCAATTTTGTCTGAAGGTGGTGTGTTGCAGGTTTATTATGTGAAGGTTTTGGAAAGAGGAGATACATATGAG ATTATTGAACGTAGTTATCCCAGTAAGCCTAAGGTGAAGAAAGACCCTTCTGTTATCGAGAGGGAGGAAATTGAAAAGACTCTAAAATATTGGGTTAGCATGGTGAGGAAAGACATTCCAAAACATCATAGGAATTTCAGTAGCTTCCACCGAAAGCAACTGACAGATGCAAAGCGGTTCTCAGAATCCTGTCAGAGAGAG GTTAAAATGAAGGTCAGCAGATCCTTGAAATTGATGAGGGGTGCTGCACTCAGAACACGGAAATTGGCTAGAGACATGCTATTGTTTTGGAAGAGAGTTGACAAGGAGATG GTGGAAGTGAGGAAACGAGAAGAAAGAGAAGCTGCAGAAGCTTTGAAGCGAGAACAAGAACTTCGTGAAGCAAAGAGGCAACAACAGAGGCTCAATTTTCTACTGTCGCAAACTGAACTTTACAGCCATTTCATGCAGAATAAGACTTCTCAAACCTCTGAAGCATACACAGCAGGTGATGAAAATTCTAATGATCAAGAAATGCTGTTGGGTCCGGCGGGAGCTCTGCCTGGGGATGAAGATGATCTTGAAGATGCCCAACTGAGAAATGAAGCTCTGAAAGCAGCTCATGATGCAGTTTCAAAGCAGAAACAAATGACAAGCGCATTTGATACCGAATGCTTGAAGCTACGGCAGACCTCAGAAATAGAAGCCTCTCTGCAAGATGCGTCAGTTTCAGAATCGAGCAACATTGATTTATTGAACCC ATCAACCATGCCCGTGGCATCGACGGTGCGGACACCTGAGTTATTCAATGGTTCTCTTAAAGAATATCAGCTGAAAGGTCTTCAGTGGCTTGTAAATTGCTATGAGCAG GGCTTAAATGGTATTCTTGCTGATGAAATGGGCCTGGGGAAGACAATTCAAGCCATGGCATTCTTGGCTCATTTAGCTGAG gaaaaaaatatatgggGACCTTTTCTAGTTGTTGCTCCTGCTTCAGTTCTGAATAACTGGGCTGATGAAATCAGCCGCTTCTGCCCTGATCTGAAGACTCTTCCATATTGGGGTGGGCTTCAAGACCGTACAGTACTTAGGAAGAACATTAACCCAAAGCGTCTTTACCGAAG GAATGCCGGATTCCACATTCTAATTACCAGTTACCAACTGCTAGTTTCTGATGAGAAATACTTTCGCCGTGTTAAGTGGCAATATATGGTGTTGGATGAAGCCCAGGCAATAAAAAGTTCAAACAG CATAAGATGGAAGACACTGCTGAGTTTCAATTGTCGAAATCGTCTGCTTCTAACTGGTACTCCGGTACAAAACAATATGGCTGAACTTTGGGCTCTGCTACATTTTATTATGCCAACCCTATTTGATAGCCATGAACAATTCAATGAGTGGTTCTCAAAAGG AATTGAGAGTCATGCGGAGCATGGTGGGACATTAAATGAGCACCAGCTTAATCGTTTG CATGCAATTCTGAAGCCTTTCATGCTGCGGCGGGTTAAGAAGGATGTGATCTCTGAGTTGTCCGGGAAAACTGAAATCACAGTGCACTGTAAATTAAGTTCTCGTCAGCAAGCATTTTATCAGGCTATAAAGAATAAGATATCCCTGGCTGAGTTGTTTGATGGAAATCGTGGACATCTCAATGAGAAAAAGCTTATGAATTTGATGAACATTGTTATCCAGCTGAGGAAG GTATGCAATCATCCGGAGTTGTTTGAGAGAAATGAGGGAAGCACATATTTCCATTTTGGAGAGATACCAAATTTTCTTCTTCCTCCACCTTTTGGAGAATTGGAAGACATTTGTTATTCTGGTGGTAGAAATCCCATTGTATATGAG ATGCCAAAACTCGTGTACCAAGAAGTTGTCCGTGATTCCAAGTTGAGTTATTCTCGATTAGGCCGAGGGTTGAGCAGAGTGTTAGTTGAGAAACTTTTTAACATATTTTCTCCAGAAAATATATGTCGATCCGCACTGCAGCTGGATTACAGTTCAGATGGTACTTCTTTACAAAATGGAACTTTTGGATTTTCCCGCCTCATTGATTTGTCGCCAGCGGAGGTTTCATTCTTGGCA GTGGGGTCATTTATGGAGAGATTATTGCTTTTTGTCACGAGATCGAATCGGGAACGTTTGAATGGATTATCGGACATGTTGCTGGAAGATGAAGATTATGGTGACTATACTCACATTAGCAAGGAAAAGGTGAGAGCTGTCACACGGATGTTGCTGATTCCATCTAAATCAGAGACAAATTCTCTAAGAAGGAAATTTTCGACAGGTGCTGGGGACGTCCCTTTCGAGGCTCTAATAACATCTGATGAGGACAGGCTTCTACATGATATTAAACTTTTGCATTCAGTATATTCTTTCATCCCCAGGACTAGAGCACCTCCG ATAAATGCCCATTGTTCTGATCGAAACTTTGCATATATGATGACTGAAGAGTGGCATCATCCCTGGCTTAAAAGATTGTTGACAGGGTTTGCTCGAACGTCTGACTTTAATGGTCCAAGAAGGCCAGGAATTTCTCACCAATTAATACAAGAGATTGATGCTGACATACCTGTTTCACAGCCTGCTCTTCAGCTTACTTACAAGATATTTGGGTCCTGTCCGCCCATGCAACCATTTGACCCTGCAAAGATGCTTACA GACTCTGGGAAGCTTCAAACACTTGACATACTGCTGAAACGTCTACGTGCCAAAAACCATCGTGTGCTTCTCTTTGCTCAAATGACGAAAATGTTGAACATACTTGAG GATTACATGAACTATAGAAAATATAGGTACCTTAGGCTTGATGGATCTTCCACGATAATGGATCGTCGAGACATGGTCAATGACTTCCAGCATCG GAACGACATATTTGTGTTCTTGCTGAGCACAAGAGCTGGTGGGCTTGGAATCAATTTGACGGCTGCTGATACTGTCATATTTTATGAAAGTGATTGGAATCCAACGTTGGATTTACAAGCAATGGACAGAGCTCACCGTCTGGGTCAAACTAAGGAT GTCACTGTTTATCGTTTAATATGTAAAGAAACGGTGGAGGAAAAAATTTTGCAGAGAGCTAGTCAGAAAAGCACTGTGCAGCAGCTTGTCATGACAGGTGGTCATGTTCAGGGTGATCTTTTGGCTCCTGAAGATGTTGTATCATTATTGATTGATGATACTCAACTCgaacaaaaattgaaagaaGTTTCGCAGCAG GCTAAAGATAGACAGAAGAAGAAAGGTGGAACAAAGGGCATACGAATTGATGCAGAAGGAGGTGGTGCATCTATTGAGGATTTTACAAACCTTGGATATGGTAGTGAGTCTGAGCTTCCTGAACCTGATAAACCAAAACCTACAAACAAAAAG AGGAAAGCTGCAACGGACAAGAAGGGGCAGCAAAATAATTCTAAATTGGTGGGTTCATCGTCTCCGAACTCGATGATAGTGGACTATGAACCCGAAGTTCCCACACAAAACAGCGAAACCCTACAGCAGCAAAGACCAAAGAGGTTGAAAAGACCGACAAAGAGCTTAAATGAAACCATTGAGCCTGCTTTTACAGCTATCCCACCTGTATTTCAAGACCAGAATCAAATTGCACCAGTTCCCTGA
- the LOC142545497 gene encoding uncharacterized protein LOC142545497, protein MPKYKDEAPAVRVYTVCDESKYLIVRNVPELGCGDELLKLFSTYGTVEECKPMDGEECEPFTDVYWIKFNQLNNARFAKRKLDEYVFLGNRLQVSYAHQYESLLETREKLEGRRKEVLARLNSRNFKGSSDFMSKPLSVSNSAPKDSLRTSSLALRELRDSESVANKRQTSTMLVPVNKEYFPSESMNQTAQLVREKLNKIQQSSVGHDQETSSSKKMRVDNRRRI, encoded by the exons ATGCCTAAATACAAAGACGAGGCACCAGCAGTTCGAGTGTATACAGTTTGTGATGAATCCAA GTATTTAATTGTGAGGAACGTTCCGGAGCTTGGCTGCGGCGATGAGTTATTAAAGTTATTCTCTACCTATGGCACGGTTGAAGA GTGTAAGCCAATGGACGGTGAAGAATGTGAGCCATTTACTGATGTTTACTGGATTAAGTTTAATCAGCTCAACAACGCCAG GTTTGCTAAAAGGAAGTTGGATGAGTATGTTTTTCTTGGAAATCGATTGCAAGTATCATATGCGCATCAATATGAGAGCCTCCTTGAGACAAGAGAGAAGTTAGAAGGAAGGAGAAAGGAAGTGCTAGCACGGCTAAACT ctagAAACTTTAAAGGCTCTTCAGATTTTATGAGTAAGCCATTGTCAGTTTCTAATTCAGCGCCGAAGGATTCATTACGAACATCATCCTTAGCTCTAAG GGAATTAAGGGACTCAGAAAGTGTTGCTAACAAGCGACAAACATCTACCATGTTGGTTCCCGTTAACAAG GAATATTTCCCCTCGGAATCTATGAACCAAACAGCTCAGTTGGTGAGGGAGAAACTGAATAAG ATACAACAATCGAGTGTTGGGCATGATCAAGAAACTAGTTCATCCAAAAAGATGCGTGTTGATAATAGAAGGAGAATCTAG
- the LOC142545500 gene encoding GTP-binding protein BRASSINAZOLE INSENSITIVE PALE GREEN 2, chloroplastic: MACLLSMSSLSSSITNLNINQPLINKFESRGLSRFKVLSGLHMVTKKDIYKKKDLHVVLAVKDTKAIVEKTEKKNVRTFRKGDKGLILSEGRDGDENYGPICPGCGVFMQDKDQNLPGYYMKRMKVAELAGGEEEIESFDEFEEDGEDFEDDVVVKLDDSEDEEIDWESGEFGSELEDVEDDYLNELDGFTPAGVGYGNITEETIEKGKRIRVSKAEKKRMARDAKKEKEEVTVCARCHSLRNYGQVKNQVAENLIPDFDFDQLISKRLMKPTGNADATVLVMVVDCVDFDGSFPKRAARSLFKAFEGGKDGFKLRNKLPKLVLVATKVDLLPSQISPTRLDRWVRHRAKANGAPKLSGVYLVSSRKDLGVRNLLAFVKDLAGPRGNVWVIGAQNAGKSTLINAFSKKEGVKITKLTEAAVPGTTLGILRIGGILSAKAKMYDTPGLLHPYLMSVRLNRDEQKMVEIRKELQPRTFRIKASQAIHVGGLVRLDLNQASVDTIYVTVFLSPSVSLHLGKIENADETKSNHAGIRLQPPICTDRISELGAWENRDINASGTSWDVNSVDIAVAGLGWFSLGLKGEANLSLWTYDGIQITLREPLVLDRAPFLERPGFWLPKAISDAIANQIKFEAKSRKIEEEREELHSDIPS, translated from the exons ATGGCATGTTTGCTATCAATGAGTTCTTTATCTTCAAGTATCACGAATCTTAATATCAACCAGCCTTTGATCAACAAGTTTGAATCAAGAGGTCTGTCAAGATTTAAGGTTTTATCAG GCCTGCATATGGTAACAAAGAAAGACATATATAAGAAGAAAGATTTGCATGTTGTTTTAGCAGTAAAAGATACTAAAGCAATTGTTGAGAAAACAGAGAAAAAGAATGTGAGGACATTTAGGAAAGGTGATAAAGGTTTAATTTTGAGTGAAGGGAGGGATGGAGATGAGAATTATGGGCCTATATGCCCTGGTTGTGGCGTGTTCATGCAAgataaagaccaaaatctcCCTGGATATTATATGAAAAGAATGAAAGTGGCAGAACTGGCTGGTGGCGAGGAGGAGATTGAGAGTTTTGATGAGTTTGAAGAAGATGGCGAGGATTTTGAGGATGATGTTGTGGTGAAATTGGATGACAGTGAAGATGAAGAAATTGATTGGGAATCAGGAGAATTTGGATCGGAGTTGGAAGATGTGGAAGATGATTATTTGAATGAACTAGATGGTTTTACTCCAGCTGGTGTTGGTTACGGAAACATTACTGAGGAGACAATTGAAAAGGGAAAAAGGATAAGAGTTTCAAAGGCAGAGAAAAAAAGAATGGCTAGGGATGCTAAAAAAGAGAAGGAGGAAGTGACGGTCTGCGCTAGGTGCCATTCGCTTAGAAACTATGGGCAGGTGAAGAATCAAGTGGCAGAAAATTTAATAcctgattttgattttgatcagTTGATTAGTAAGAGGTTGATGAAACCCACAGGGAATGCAGATGCTACCGTGTTGGTTATGGTTGTTGATTGTGTTGATTTTGATGGGTCTTTTCCTAAACGTGCAGCTAGGTCCTTGTTCAAAGCATTTGAAGGAGGGAAAGACGGTTTTAAGCTTAGGAACAAGTTGCCTAAGCTTGTTCTTGTGGCGACGAAGGTTGATCTTCTCCCTTCTCAAATTTCACCTACACGGTTGGATAGATGGGTTCGACACCGTGCTAAGGCAAATGGAGCACCTAAACTCAGTGGAGTTTATTTGGTTAGTTCACGCAAGGATTTGGGTGTGCGAAATTTGCTGGCTTTCGTGAAGGACTTAGCTGGGCCTAGAGGGAATGTTTGGGTGATTGGGGCTCAGAATGCTGGAAAGTCAACATTGATAAATGCTTTTTCAAAGAAAGAAGGGGTGAAGATTACAAAGCTTACAGAAGCTGCTGTTCCAGGAACAACCCTTGGGATCCTGAGGATTGGAGGAATATTATCAGCTAAAGCTAAGATGTATGATACTCCTGGTCTTTTACATCCATATTTGATGTCTGTGAGATTGAACAGGGATGAGCAGAAAATGGTTGAGATACGTAAAGAACTTCAACCTCGAACTTTTAGGATAAAGGCAA GTCAAGCAATACATGTTGGAGGCTTAGTTAGACTCGATCTGAATCAAGCTTCTGTGGATACAATCTACGTGACTGTATTTTTGTCACCAAGTGTTTCTCTTCATCTAGGAAAGATAGAAAATGCTGATGAGACCAAGAGCAACCATGCTGGAATTAGGCTGCAG CCACCCATTTGTACAGACCGAATTTCTGAACTGGGAGCTTGGGAAAATAGAGACATCAATGCATCTGGAACCAGCTGGGATGTGAACAGCGTTGATATTGCAGTAGCAGGCTTAGGTTGGTTCTCTTTGGGTTTGAAAGGCGAAGCAAACTTGAGTTTGTGGACGTATGACGGCATCCAGATCACTTTGCGTGAACCTTTGGTACTTGATCGTGCTCCATTTCTCGAACGCCCTGGATTTTGGCTTCCAAAGGCGATATCTGATGCAATAGCCAATCAGATTAAATTTGAAGCTAAATCAAggaaaattgaagaagagagAGAAGAGTTGCATTCAGATATTCCAAGTTGA